From Debaryomyces hansenii CBS767 chromosome C complete sequence, a single genomic window includes:
- a CDS encoding DEHA2C03278p (similar to uniprot|P42947 Saccharomyces cerevisiae YJL107C followed by uniprot|P42946 Saccharomyces cerevisiae YJL108C PRM10 Pheromone-regulated protein): protein MSQSFPRNDTSSSSEDETDNYRSHIQIPSLDLANYRKQQKSTSKTNLAKAGKKLKNNKSVRFPDSYSPRDTIISNASTTNNSSSDSELEQDMVTGENSNLPNFNFSANQVHSPEYANEDDANDDSGEEEDTFEPPADFYASEGSDEDMEADNEGDNVEDKEEVVNEKEEIADDLHSKSSKTSRESKSFNAGTKNSRRSLNSLQRNETDVTDQLKRTTSTTSSSKRSNSDKRTGFKDILRKFALVDQQYPEAPSNRESEDLGEPQPSRSDTFLGNVLSMAGESGGLVPGATHFSREKTIDEEEEVGFEDEDSDLIEMKKLDFAQLSNEAQNLISTHVPDLANKLPEGTSSDQQLDYSDTSASNLIKNDEETGNEATKKDDEFYTPNPDYFIRGDINNENDADDYLMLDEHMDDIAPPKRVQAGVLSSLLKLYQNPQEQQSSSSLTSKSTYGGNTLADDSNYSYSDPKAASTLDFTKLKNDFKNGPKRMANKIPGRKHGAQKQDTQDESAQKYYDEDGNEIAAPNLPSFHNAKPKAPKKIAAAGKVPSKVHKKLKEHKRQQDQQLRITVHIADILHRQRFIMRMCKALMMFGAPTHRLEEYMTLTSRVLEIDGQFVYFPGCMIVSFGDASTRTSEVHLVRCAQGLNLSKLSDTHRIYKGVIHDILPVDEASTQLEELLKKKNRYSPWLCVFLYGLGSSMVCPFAFNGGWYDVPIAFGVGLCVGYLQFFVSSKSNLYSSVFEVTASIVVTFIARAIGSIHDGEYFCFSAIAQGSLALILPGYIILTGSLELQSRNIVAGSVRMFYAIIYSLFLGFGITLGASLYGWVDSNAISTTKCKNSIKQDEFKILFVPLFSACLGLINQARWRQLPIMIVIACAGYVGTFFAGKHKQFSEVTEFTACIGAFIVGILGNLYSRIGKGMAVAAMLPAIFVQVPSGIASQSTLLAGVESADKLTSSNSTTTDTSTASDSAGSLAFGATMVKVSIGISVGLFASALFVYPFGKKKTGLFSL, encoded by the coding sequence ATGTCCCAAAGCTTTCCTCGTAATGACACATCTTCCAGCTCGGAAGATGAAACAGACAATTATAGATCTCATATCCAGATTCCGAGTTTAGATCTAGCAAACTATAGGAAGCAGCAAAAATCTACTTCCAAGACGAACCTTGCCAAAGCAGGTAAGAAACTCAAGAACAACAAGTCGGTGAGATTCCCTGATCTGTATTCGCCTAGAGACACCATTATCAGTAATGCGTCAACCACGAATAATTCTTCGTCAGATTCTGAGTTAGAGCAAGATATGGTAACAGGTGAGAATTCGAATTTgccaaatttcaatttttctgcAAACCAGGTACACTCGCCAGAATATGCGAATGAAGATGACGCTAACGATGACAGTGGCGAAGAAGAGGACACATTTGAGCCTCCGGCAGACTTCTATGCGTCGGAAGGCTCGGACGAAGACATGGAAGCGGATAACGAAGGTGATAACGTAGAGGATAAGGAAGAGGTGgtaaatgaaaaagaagaaatagcaGATGATTTGCATTCTAAAAGCTCCAAGACATCTAGAGAGTCTAAGTCATTTAATGCGGGAACCAAAAATTCGAGAAGGTCACTCAATTCGCTTCAACGTAATGAAACTGATGTAACAGACCAGTTGAAGAGAACAACTTCTACAACTTCTTCGTCCAAAAGATCAAATTCAGACAAACGTACGGGGTTCAAAGATATTTTACGTAAATTTGCTCTAGTTGATCAACAATATCCTGAGGCCCCAAGTAACCGTGAGAGTGAGGATTTGGGAGAGCCACAGCCATCGAGATCTGACACATTCTTAGGTAATGTGTTGTCCATGGCTGGCGAGAGTGGTGGATTGGTGCCTGGAGCTACGCATTTTTCTAGGGAAAAGACaatagatgaagaagaagaagtgggctttgaagatgaagactCAGATCTTATtgaaatgaagaaattagatTTCGCACAACTTAGTAACGAAGCGCAGAATTTAATCTCTACTCATGTGCCAGATTTAGCTAATAAGTTGCCAGAAGGTACAAGCAGTGACCAACAACTCGATTATTCAGATACTTCAGCctcaaatttaattaagaACGATGAAGAAACGGGTAATGAAGCAACCAAGaaggatgatgaattctATACACCAAATCCAGATTATTTCATTCGGGgtgatattaataatgaaaatgatgcaGATGACTATTTAATGTTGGATGAGCATATGGACGACATTGCTCCCCCTAAACGAGTTCAAGCTGGTGTTCTTTCCTCGttgttaaaattatatcagAATCCTCAAGAACAAcaatcttcatcttctttgACCTCGAAAAGTACTTATGGGGGTAATACTTTGGCTGATGATTCAAATTACAGTTACAGCGACCCTAAAGCGGCGAGTACTCTAGATTTCacaaagttgaaaaatgatttcaaaaatggtCCAAAGAGAATGGCTAATAAAATACCAGGTAGAAAGCACGGAGCTCAAAAACAAGATACGCAAGACGAATCTGCTCAGAAATATTATGATGAGGATGGTAATGAGATTGCTGCGCCAAATTTACCATCATTTCATAATGCAAAACCTAAAGCTCCCAAAAAGATTGCAGCCGCGGGTAAAGTTCCATCCAAGGTGCACAAGAAACTTAAAGAACATAAGAGACAGCAAGATCAACAACTTCGTATTACAGTGCATATAGCTGATATTCTTCATAGacaaagatttattatgaGAATGTGTAAAGCATTGATGATGTTTGGAGCGCCAACTCATAGATTGGAGGAATATATGACTTTAACGAGTAGAGTGTTAGAGATTGATGGTCAATTCGTATATTTTCCTGGTTGTATGATTGTATCATTCGGTGATGCATCAACCAGAACTTCAGAGGTCCACTTGGTTAGATGTGCCCAGGGcttgaatttatcaaagcTTTCTGACACACATCGAATCTATAAAGGTGTTATTCATGACATCTTACCGGTTGATGAAGCCTCTACTcaacttgaagaattattgaagaaaaagaatagaTACTCACCATGGCTATGTGTTTTCTTATATGGGTTGGGTTCATCTATGGTTTGTCCTTTTGCTTTTAATGGTGGATGGTATGATGTCCCAATTGCGTTTGGTGTAGGATTATGTGTCGGGTACTTGCAGTTTTTTgtatcttcaaaatctaaCTTGTACTCGTCCGTCTTCGAAGTCACTGCATCTATTGTTGTCACATTTATTGCTAGAGCTATCGGGTCCATTCATGATGGTGAATACTTTTGTTTTTCTGCTATTGCACAAGGATCACTAGCATTGATTTTACCTggttatattattttgaccGGTTCTTTAGAGTTACAATCGAGAAATATTGTTGCTGGTTCTGTTAGAATGTTCTATGCTATTATCTATTCGTTATTCTTAGGGTTTGGAATCACATTAGGAGCATCGTTATATGGTTGGGTTGATAGTAATGCAATCTCAACTACAAAGTGTAAAAACTCAATTAAACAggatgaattcaaaattctcTTTGTTCCATTATTTTCAGCGTGTTTGGGTTTGATTAATCAGGCAAGATGGAGGCAGTTACCAATTATGATTGTTATCGCATGTGCTGGTTATGTCGGTACATTTTTTGCTGGTAAACATAAACAATTTAGTGAAGTCACGGAATTTACTGCTTGTATCGGTGCGTTTATTGTGGGAATTTTGGGTAATTtgtattcaagaattggtAAAGGTATGGCGGTTGCTGCCATGTTGCCAGCTATTTTTGTGCAAGTTCCTTCTGGTATTGCATCTCAAAGTACTCTCTTAGCTGGTGTTGAATCAGCTGATAAACTTACAAGTAGTAA